In Mycobacterium sp. ITM-2016-00317, the genomic window CCCACCGCGCGATCTCGGTGCACAGGAAGGCTTTCGCCGCGTAGTGGACGAACTCACCGCCGCCGAACGCTGCCGAGATGTCCCGGCAGCGGGCCCGGAAGTCGGCCTCGTCGATGACGAACACCGGCGTCCCGAACTCCGCGGCGATGTCGGTCAGCGGCACACCGGCGATCGAGACGACTCCGTCGTCACCGCGAACAGCGTTCTGGGGCCAGACGTTCGGGGCCAGCGCGAGGACGTCGGCAGCCGCTTCGGGGCGACCCGGGACCGGTGCCGGGTGGCCCTCTTCTGCATGTCGCTGCCCGGCAGGGTGGGCGATCACATCCGCTCCGGAGCGCTGACGCCGAGGATGGCGAGTCCGTTGGCGATGACCTGGCGCGTGGCCGCGCACAGCGCCAGCCGCGCCGCGTGCAGATCGCCGGGTTCCTCGTCGCCCTGCGGCAGCACCCGGCAGGAGTCGTAGAAGCGGTGGTAGTCGCCTGCCAGGTCCTCGAGGTAGCGCGAGACCCGGTGCGGTTCACGCAGACTCGCGGCGGTCTGCAGGACGCGCGGGAACTCGCCGATATTGCGGATCAGCGTGCCCTCTTTGTCGTGGGTCAGCAGATCCAGGTGCGCGGTGTCGGGTGCGACGCCGAGTTCGGCGGCGTTGCGGGCCAGCGCCGAGAGCCGCGCGTGCGCGTACTGCACGTAGTAGACCGGGTTCTCGTTGGACGCCGAGGACCACAGCTCAAGGTCGATGTCGATCGGGCTGTCGACCGAGCTGCGGATCAGCGCGTACCGGGCGGCGTCGACACCGATGGCGTCGACGAGATCGTCGAGTGTGATGACCGTCCCGGCGCGCTTGCTCATCCGGACCGGCTGACCGTCGCGGACCAGGTTGACCATCTGCCCGATGAGCACCTCGACGGTGTCGGGGTCGTCGCCGAGGGCGGCCGCGGCGGCCTTGAGCCGGGCGATGTAGCCGTGGTGGTCGGCGCCGAGCATGTAGATGCACAGGTCGAACCCGCGCTTGCGCTTGTCCAGGAAGTAGGCGAGGTCACCGGCGATGTAGGCGGGGTTGCCGTCACTCTTGATGACGACGCGGTCCTTGTCGTCGCCGAAGTCGGTGGTGCGCAGCCAGACTGCGCCGTCCTTCTCGTAGATGCTGCCGGTCTCGCGCAGTTTGGCGATGGCCTGGTCGACGCGTCCGGAGGTGTGCATCGAGTCTTCGTGGGTGTAGACGTCGAAGTCGGTGCCGAACTCGTGCAGCGATTCCTTGATGTGGTCGAACATCAGGTTCACGCCGATGGCCCGGAACGTCTCGTGCATGTCGGCCTCGGGCAGCTGCAGCGCGCCGGGCTCCTTGGCCAGCACCTGGGCGGCGATGTCGGCGATGTAGTCGCCGGCGTAGCCGTCCTCGGGGGCCGGTTCGCCCTTGGCGGCGGCGATCAGCGAGTTGGTGAACCGGTCGATCTGCGCGCCGTGGTCGTTGAAGTAGTACTCGCGGGTGACCTCGGCGCCCTGGGTGCTCAGCAGCCGGCCCAGCGCGTCACCGACCGCGGCCCACCGGGTGCCGCCGATGTGGATGGGGCCGGTCGGGTTGGCCGAGACGAACTCCAGGTTGACCTTCTTGCCGCCCAGCGCGGCGGAATGGCCGTAGCCGGGACCGGCCGAGATGACATTGCCGACGATGACGTTCTGCGCGGACGCCTCGATGCGCAGGTTGACGAATCCCGGGCCTGCGACGTCGGCGGCGGCGATGCCGTC contains:
- the argS gene encoding arginine--tRNA ligase encodes the protein MTPADLAELLKATAAAVLAEHGLDSAALPATVTVERPRNPEHGDYATNLALQLGKKVGANPRELAGWLATALAAQDGIAAADVAGPGFVNLRIEASAQNVIVGNVISAGPGYGHSAALGGKKVNLEFVSANPTGPIHIGGTRWAAVGDALGRLLSTQGAEVTREYYFNDHGAQIDRFTNSLIAAAKGEPAPEDGYAGDYIADIAAQVLAKEPGALQLPEADMHETFRAIGVNLMFDHIKESLHEFGTDFDVYTHEDSMHTSGRVDQAIAKLRETGSIYEKDGAVWLRTTDFGDDKDRVVIKSDGNPAYIAGDLAYFLDKRKRGFDLCIYMLGADHHGYIARLKAAAAALGDDPDTVEVLIGQMVNLVRDGQPVRMSKRAGTVITLDDLVDAIGVDAARYALIRSSVDSPIDIDLELWSSASNENPVYYVQYAHARLSALARNAAELGVAPDTAHLDLLTHDKEGTLIRNIGEFPRVLQTAASLREPHRVSRYLEDLAGDYHRFYDSCRVLPQGDEEPGDLHAARLALCAATRQVIANGLAILGVSAPERM